A stretch of the Janthinobacterium sp. B9-8 genome encodes the following:
- the tyrS gene encoding tyrosine--tRNA ligase codes for MNLISDLQARGLIAQLTDGDALEKRLAEKSITLYCGFDPTADSLHIGSLVPILVLKRFQEAGHKPIALVGGATGMIGDPSFKATERKLNTLDIIDSWVGKIRKQAEPFLNFEGSNGAIMANNHDWFGKMDVLTFLRDIGKHFSVNAMIKKEAVQQRINRDDSGISFTEFTYSLLQGYDFVELNKQHGCELQIGGSDQWGNITAGTDLTRRMNQQQVFGLTMPLVTKSDGTKFGKTESGTIWLDAKKTSPYKFYQFWLTTADADVYKFLRYFTFLSTQEIDAIEAADKEAAGKPEGQRILAEQVTTLVHGSEAVVAAQRISQSLFSEDQNSLTEDDFEQLALDGLPHIEINKDQTGLLDALVAGELATSKSQARGFIESGAVIINGAKITDVAYNLSDADRRYGNYTLLRRGKKNHCLVIWK; via the coding sequence ATGAATTTAATCAGCGATTTACAAGCACGTGGCCTGATTGCCCAACTGACTGATGGCGATGCGCTAGAAAAACGGCTGGCTGAGAAATCTATTACTCTTTATTGCGGCTTTGATCCCACTGCAGACAGCCTGCACATCGGCAGCTTAGTTCCGATTCTGGTGCTCAAACGCTTCCAGGAAGCAGGCCACAAGCCGATTGCTCTGGTAGGTGGCGCCACCGGTATGATTGGCGACCCTAGCTTTAAAGCCACCGAACGCAAACTCAATACCCTCGATATTATCGATAGCTGGGTGGGCAAAATCCGTAAGCAAGCTGAGCCTTTCCTCAACTTTGAAGGCAGTAACGGCGCCATTATGGCCAATAACCACGATTGGTTTGGCAAGATGGACGTGCTGACTTTCTTGCGCGATATTGGCAAGCACTTCTCTGTGAACGCCATGATCAAAAAAGAAGCCGTGCAACAGCGAATTAACCGCGACGATTCCGGCATTTCTTTCACCGAATTCACCTACAGCCTGCTGCAAGGTTACGACTTTGTTGAGCTAAATAAGCAACACGGCTGCGAGCTGCAAATTGGTGGCTCTGACCAGTGGGGCAATATCACTGCCGGTACAGACCTCACCCGCCGCATGAATCAGCAACAGGTGTTTGGCCTAACCATGCCGCTGGTTACTAAATCGGACGGTACTAAATTTGGTAAGACTGAAAGCGGCACGATTTGGCTGGATGCTAAAAAAACCTCGCCATACAAGTTTTACCAATTCTGGCTGACCACAGCCGATGCCGATGTTTATAAATTCCTACGCTACTTCACCTTCCTAAGCACGCAAGAAATTGACGCCATTGAAGCGGCAGATAAAGAAGCTGCGGGCAAACCGGAAGGCCAGCGCATTCTGGCCGAACAAGTGACCACCTTGGTACACGGCAGCGAAGCCGTAGTTGCAGCACAGCGCATCAGCCAGAGCCTGTTTTCAGAAGATCAAAATTCACTGACAGAAGACGATTTTGAGCAGCTGGCACTCGATGGCTTGCCACATATTGAAATCAATAAAGACCAAACCGGCCTGCTCGATGCACTCGTTGCTGGCGAGCTAGCCACCTCCAAAAGCCAAGCCCGTGGCTTTATCGAAAGCGGCGCGGTGATTATCAACGGCGCTAAAATCACTGACGTGGCTTACAACCTGAGCGACGCAGACCGCCGTTACGGTAACTACACCCTGCTGCGCCGTGGTAAGAAAAATCATTGCCTGGTGATCTGGAAGTAA
- the pssA gene encoding CDP-diacylglycerol--serine O-phosphatidyltransferase, which translates to MLFETNRSYLASLPRFAQDPAHFQTLLTTESFRQKLLDLISKAQTRIYITALYLQEDEAGAQILDALYAARARCPDLDIRVFVDWHRAQRGLIGAGAQAGNAAWYQRIRFDHELNVPIYGVPVQTRELFGVLHLKGFIFDDTVVYSGASLNNVYLNVGDRYRYDRYQVIKNSALADSMVNFLQTEFLNSSAVYRLDLDPIPSTKQISPDIRQLRQRLKVAQYATHHAQDEVSGLGITPVVGVGKRNSLNRLIIKLLGAAKQHVQICTPYFNLPRTVIKEINRLLQKGVKVDIIVGEKKANDFYIPESEPFKTIGALPYLYETHLRRFAKLHQLDIHRGQLNLMLWNDPGHSYHLKGIWVDDDYILLTGNNLNPRAFSLDLENALLIHDPKHELKEQLQQEKAEIAKNTTRIAYYRELETVLDYPPPVKKLLTRLSRFRADRLISRLL; encoded by the coding sequence ATGCTTTTTGAAACTAACCGCTCATATTTGGCATCTTTGCCGCGTTTTGCACAAGATCCAGCTCATTTTCAGACTTTGCTGACGACTGAGTCATTTCGCCAGAAATTACTCGATCTGATTAGTAAGGCACAAACACGGATCTATATTACGGCGCTGTATTTGCAGGAAGATGAAGCGGGTGCGCAAATCTTAGATGCTTTATATGCCGCTCGTGCACGTTGCCCGGATTTAGATATCCGTGTTTTTGTCGATTGGCATCGTGCGCAGCGCGGGCTGATTGGCGCAGGTGCACAGGCGGGAAATGCTGCTTGGTATCAGCGCATTAGATTTGATCACGAGCTGAATGTGCCTATTTATGGCGTGCCGGTGCAAACGCGCGAGCTATTTGGCGTATTGCATCTGAAAGGCTTTATTTTTGACGATACCGTGGTGTATAGCGGTGCCAGTTTAAATAATGTGTATTTAAATGTAGGCGATCGCTATCGCTATGATCGATACCAGGTGATTAAAAATTCTGCTTTAGCCGATAGCATGGTTAATTTCTTACAAACAGAGTTCTTAAATAGTAGCGCTGTTTATCGCTTAGATTTAGACCCTATTCCTAGCACAAAGCAAATTAGCCCGGATATTCGACAATTACGTCAGCGGCTTAAAGTGGCTCAATATGCAACTCATCATGCTCAGGATGAAGTGTCCGGCTTGGGCATTACTCCGGTTGTAGGGGTGGGTAAACGTAATTCATTAAACCGGCTGATTATTAAATTATTGGGGGCAGCCAAACAGCATGTGCAAATTTGTACCCCGTATTTTAATTTGCCCCGTACTGTGATCAAAGAAATCAATCGCTTGCTACAAAAGGGCGTGAAGGTTGATATTATTGTTGGTGAGAAAAAAGCCAATGACTTTTATATTCCTGAAAGTGAGCCATTTAAAACGATTGGTGCTTTGCCCTATTTATACGAAACGCATTTACGTCGTTTTGCTAAATTGCATCAATTAGATATTCACCGTGGCCAGCTTAATTTAATGCTTTGGAATGATCCCGGCCATAGTTATCATTTGAAAGGCATTTGGGTAGATGATGATTATATTCTGCTTACCGGTAATAATCTGAACCCGCGTGCGTTTAGTCTGGATTTGGAAAACGCGTTGCTTATTCATGATCCAAAACATGAATTAAAAGAGCAATTACAGCAGGAAAAAGCTGAAATTGCTAAGAATACCACGCGTATTGCTTATTACCGCGAGCTGGAAACCGTGCTGGATTACCCGCCACCTGTTAAAAAGCTACTGACTCGCTTGTCACGCTTTAGGGCGGATCGTTTGATTTCTAGGCTACTCTAG
- the pncB gene encoding nicotinate phosphoribosyltransferase translates to MLGCTPVIESLLDTDLYKFTMMQEILHHQPETQAAYAFKCRNTPALPLALLKSEIEAQLDHLCSLRFSEPELAYLAKLRFIKSDFVDFLRLFQLQRRFIHITVQDAHPDDLDIRVAGPMLHCMLFEIYVLSIVNEIYFRQFPAQAAFIIGREHLQAKLATLKHLSAGAMPANPFVFFDFGTRRRFSRVWHAEMVGLLTKEAAPYFRGTSNVLLAMQYGVTPIGTMAHEYMQAFQCFGSRLRDFQTNALEHWVREYRGDLGIALTDVVGTDAFLRDFDLYFCKLFDGLRHDSGDPFEWGEKVIAHYKKMNIDYGTKQLVFSDGLTLDKSIALYRHFAPRTRTGFGIGTHLSNDCGQVPLQIVMKLVSCNGQPVAKVSDTAGKGMCEDENFLNYLCDVFQITRQ, encoded by the coding sequence ATGCTTGGCTGCACGCCAGTGATCGAATCCTTGCTGGATACCGATCTTTATAAATTTACGATGATGCAAGAAATATTGCATCATCAGCCTGAGACTCAAGCTGCTTACGCTTTTAAATGCCGCAATACGCCCGCTTTACCTTTGGCCTTGCTTAAAAGTGAAATTGAGGCCCAGCTGGATCATTTATGCTCTTTGCGCTTTAGCGAGCCAGAATTAGCCTATTTAGCTAAGTTACGTTTTATCAAATCAGATTTTGTTGATTTCTTGCGTTTATTCCAGCTACAGCGGCGCTTTATTCACATTACAGTGCAAGACGCTCACCCTGATGATTTAGATATCCGTGTTGCCGGGCCGATGTTGCATTGCATGTTGTTTGAGATTTATGTTTTATCTATTGTGAATGAAATTTACTTTAGGCAGTTTCCTGCACAAGCCGCATTTATTATTGGCCGCGAGCATTTGCAGGCTAAATTAGCAACCCTTAAGCATTTATCTGCCGGGGCTATGCCCGCTAACCCCTTTGTATTTTTTGATTTCGGTACACGGCGGCGTTTTTCCAGAGTCTGGCATGCAGAAATGGTCGGTTTATTGACCAAAGAGGCTGCACCCTATTTTCGTGGTACGAGCAATGTTTTATTGGCGATGCAATATGGCGTAACGCCGATTGGCACGATGGCGCATGAATATATGCAGGCGTTTCAATGCTTTGGCTCGCGTTTGCGTGATTTTCAGACCAATGCGCTGGAGCATTGGGTGCGGGAGTATCGTGGTGATTTAGGTATTGCGCTTACCGATGTGGTGGGAACCGATGCTTTTTTACGCGATTTTGATTTGTATTTTTGTAAACTATTTGATGGCTTACGCCATGATTCGGGCGATCCGTTTGAATGGGGCGAAAAGGTCATTGCCCATTATAAAAAAATGAATATTGATTATGGTACAAAGCAATTAGTTTTCAGTGATGGTTTAACGTTGGATAAGTCGATTGCTTTATACCGCCACTTTGCCCCACGCACTCGTACCGGTTTTGGCATTGGCACTCACTTATCCAATGATTGCGGCCAAGTGCCACTGCAGATTGTGATGAAACTGGTGTCTTGTAATGGGCAGCCGGTGGCAAAAGTGAGTGATACTGCGGGTAAGGGAATGTGTGAGGATGAAAATTTCCTTAATTATCTCTGCGATGTTTTTCAAATTACCCGTCAGTAA
- a CDS encoding DUF3141 domain-containing protein: protein MTQTTFPSPLALLEQAWEYCLDTTQRSTLFLDVMRERGNISIAHAQNGKPPLLAFDYELLIDARSLATPCNYMLLRVLAPAGTPIDDTKRPYIIIDPRAGHGAGIGGFKADSQVGVALRAGHPVYFVGFYPDPVPGQRLQDVMQAEALFVEEVIKRHPKARGKPCIIGNCQAGWAVAGLAAMRPEIMGPIVLNGAPLSYWAGSDEQNPMRYAGGVNGGSWMAALSADLGGGVFDGAHLVKNFENLNPANTIWGKPYHLYANIDTEAERYLEFERWWGGHFRMTGQEIEVIVNQLFIGNKLASGQIQTPDGSTLDLRKITAPIIVFASWGDDITPPAQALNWIIDLYGHESAIVEEGQIIVYLLHKDVGHLGIFVGGKVARKEHAELVNVMEIVESLPPGLYEMVIDAKTADLAYSELEQGDYTVSFETRSIEQLRQVDPGTRSDEAIFSTVAQVSEINDAIYKNTIRPVLQAVVTSEIGEWSRKLNPEALQRYAYSDFNPLMAGVAIQAEQIRQYRHSVSADNFFLGLEKQASELIIESLNNYRDLRNATTANYVKAVYGPLGLGAFFPPAAPIEEKVRTEAEQRLNTLRSEAEPQFEQGSFTEGLARLFVLAMHHTGNIERRSFLIGDSIKANLPEIDPMAWRQALEEQTLLITLDAERSVATLPKLLKNLTERKRAVEIVAKVTMLAPELEDPSSPLAIKAKELLGIKASRAKPTAKNT, encoded by the coding sequence ATGACCCAAACAACCTTTCCTTCTCCCCTGGCTCTTTTGGAACAGGCCTGGGAATATTGCTTAGACACCACTCAGCGCTCAACACTTTTTCTTGATGTCATGCGGGAGCGAGGCAATATTTCGATTGCACATGCCCAAAATGGCAAACCGCCACTACTGGCCTTTGACTATGAATTGCTAATTGATGCTCGCAGCTTAGCTACGCCTTGCAACTATATGCTGCTGCGCGTACTCGCGCCGGCTGGCACGCCTATTGATGACACAAAACGCCCTTATATCATTATCGATCCAAGAGCGGGCCATGGTGCAGGAATAGGTGGCTTTAAAGCCGATTCACAAGTCGGCGTGGCCTTGCGGGCCGGGCACCCCGTTTATTTTGTGGGCTTTTATCCAGATCCGGTTCCCGGCCAGCGTTTACAAGACGTGATGCAGGCCGAGGCCTTATTTGTAGAAGAAGTGATCAAGCGCCACCCCAAAGCCCGCGGCAAGCCCTGCATTATTGGCAACTGCCAAGCAGGCTGGGCGGTTGCGGGTCTTGCCGCAATGCGTCCAGAGATTATGGGGCCGATCGTGCTCAATGGCGCGCCACTATCTTACTGGGCAGGCTCTGACGAACAAAACCCGATGCGCTATGCAGGCGGCGTCAATGGTGGCTCGTGGATGGCCGCACTGAGCGCAGATTTAGGCGGCGGTGTATTTGATGGCGCGCATCTAGTTAAAAACTTTGAAAACTTAAATCCTGCCAATACGATATGGGGGAAGCCTTACCATCTGTATGCCAATATCGATACCGAAGCGGAGCGTTACTTAGAGTTTGAACGTTGGTGGGGTGGGCACTTCCGCATGACGGGCCAAGAAATTGAAGTCATCGTCAATCAACTCTTTATTGGCAATAAGCTAGCAAGCGGACAAATCCAGACGCCAGACGGCAGCACCCTTGATTTACGCAAAATCACCGCACCTATTATTGTTTTTGCCTCTTGGGGCGACGATATCACGCCTCCGGCACAGGCTTTAAATTGGATTATCGACCTCTACGGCCACGAAAGCGCCATTGTGGAAGAAGGCCAGATCATTGTTTATTTACTGCATAAAGATGTCGGCCACCTAGGCATTTTTGTAGGCGGCAAAGTGGCGCGCAAAGAACATGCCGAACTAGTGAATGTAATGGAGATAGTGGAGTCTCTACCACCCGGCCTTTACGAAATGGTCATTGATGCCAAGACCGCTGATCTAGCCTATTCAGAACTAGAACAAGGTGACTACACCGTTAGCTTCGAGACCAGAAGCATTGAACAATTACGCCAAGTAGACCCCGGCACTCGTAGCGATGAAGCCATTTTTAGCACAGTGGCACAAGTTTCTGAAATTAACGATGCTATTTATAAAAATACAATACGCCCTGTTTTGCAGGCGGTGGTGACATCTGAAATAGGCGAATGGTCACGCAAGCTCAATCCGGAGGCCTTACAACGTTACGCTTATTCCGACTTCAACCCTCTCATGGCAGGCGTAGCCATTCAGGCAGAGCAAATTCGTCAATATCGCCACTCTGTATCAGCAGATAATTTTTTCCTGGGCCTAGAAAAACAAGCCTCCGAACTGATTATCGAATCGCTCAATAATTATCGTGATCTACGCAATGCCACCACCGCCAACTATGTAAAAGCAGTGTATGGCCCACTAGGGCTGGGTGCATTTTTTCCACCAGCAGCTCCGATAGAAGAAAAAGTGCGCACTGAAGCTGAGCAGCGCCTGAATACGCTTCGTAGCGAGGCTGAGCCACAATTTGAACAAGGCAGCTTTACCGAAGGCCTCGCTCGATTATTTGTGCTCGCCATGCATCACACTGGCAATATCGAACGACGCTCTTTCTTAATTGGCGACAGCATTAAAGCGAATTTGCCAGAAATTGACCCGATGGCGTGGCGACAAGCACTTGAAGAGCAAACCTTGCTCATTACCTTAGATGCGGAGCGCTCGGTAGCAACCTTACCTAAGCTCTTAAAAAATCTGACTGAGCGTAAGCGTGCCGTAGAAATCGTCGCTAAAGTAACGATGCTGGCCCCCGAGCTAGAAGATCCCTCATCGCCCCTTGCCATCAAGGCAAAAGAACTATTAGGCATTAAAGCCAGCCGAGCTAAACCTACTGCCAAAAACACCTAA
- a CDS encoding bifunctional enoyl-CoA hydratase/phosphate acetyltransferase, with amino-acid sequence MSSITLQNRCFDEIQIGDCASAQHTLSMRDIQLFATIAGDFNPTHLETAFANHAGFSGATAPSMWLGAQISGLLGSQLPGPGTVYVGQNLQFHAAAILGDTLEISITVREKYPESHIISFDCQCSNQHAQTIMTGIAKVVAPSEKITLTRPDAGLVSVQTHHAFEALLERCNELPAFSVAIAHPCDVSSLKAAIAVAEQNLMQPILVGPRAKIQAIATQYALDISTFRIEDVAHSHAAANRAVELVTSGEAHILMKGSLHTDELMSAVVKSTLRTERRISHVFIMDVPTYHKALLVTDAAINIYPDLLDKLDICQNAIDLAHILGIAKPKVAILSAVETINPKILSTLEAASLCKMADRGQITGAILDGPLALDNAISYESARIKKIDSSVAGDADILLVPDLEAGNILAKQLTFMSNADAAGIVLGARVPIVLTSRADSDRTKLASCAIACLIAEASKASI; translated from the coding sequence ATGAGCTCAATCACCTTACAAAATCGCTGTTTTGATGAAATACAAATCGGCGATTGCGCGAGTGCGCAGCACACCTTGTCTATGCGTGATATTCAGCTTTTTGCCACCATAGCAGGAGACTTCAACCCAACGCATCTAGAGACCGCCTTTGCCAATCATGCCGGGTTTAGCGGGGCAACCGCCCCTAGCATGTGGCTGGGAGCGCAGATATCGGGGCTGCTAGGCAGCCAGCTACCAGGGCCTGGCACGGTTTATGTAGGGCAAAATCTACAATTTCATGCGGCGGCTATCTTAGGAGACACGCTGGAAATCAGCATTACCGTGCGAGAAAAATACCCAGAAAGCCATATCATCAGTTTTGATTGCCAATGCAGTAATCAGCATGCCCAAACTATTATGACAGGCATTGCCAAGGTTGTTGCCCCCTCAGAAAAAATCACCTTAACTCGCCCTGATGCAGGCCTTGTCAGCGTGCAAACCCATCATGCATTTGAGGCCCTGCTCGAGCGCTGCAACGAGCTGCCTGCCTTTAGCGTAGCCATTGCTCACCCTTGCGACGTTTCCTCACTAAAAGCAGCAATTGCAGTGGCAGAACAGAACTTAATGCAGCCGATTCTAGTTGGCCCAAGAGCCAAGATCCAAGCCATCGCCACACAATATGCTCTGGATATCAGCACCTTCAGAATCGAAGACGTAGCACATAGCCACGCAGCGGCCAACCGGGCAGTAGAGCTAGTCACCAGCGGGGAAGCACACATACTGATGAAGGGCAGCCTGCATACGGATGAGCTAATGAGCGCGGTAGTTAAAAGCACACTACGCACCGAGCGCCGGATCAGCCATGTATTTATTATGGATGTGCCGACTTATCATAAAGCGCTTTTGGTGACTGATGCAGCGATCAATATCTACCCCGACCTGCTGGATAAACTCGACATTTGCCAAAATGCCATCGATTTAGCGCACATCTTAGGAATTGCTAAGCCTAAAGTGGCTATTTTATCTGCGGTAGAAACCATCAATCCTAAAATCCTCTCTACCTTAGAAGCCGCCAGCCTGTGCAAAATGGCCGATAGAGGCCAGATCACCGGCGCAATTCTCGATGGCCCCTTAGCATTGGATAACGCCATTAGCTATGAATCGGCTCGCATTAAAAAAATCGACTCATCGGTCGCCGGGGATGCTGACATCTTACTGGTGCCCGATTTAGAAGCAGGCAATATTCTCGCCAAGCAACTCACCTTTATGAGTAATGCCGACGCAGCAGGGATTGTTTTAGGCGCCAGAGTGCCGATCGTGCTCACTAGCCGTGCGGATAGCGACCGCACCAAGCTTGCTTCTTGCGCGATTGCCTGCTTAATCGCCGAGG